The following proteins are encoded in a genomic region of Plasmodium coatneyi strain Hackeri chromosome 2, complete sequence:
- a CDS encoding Ubiquitin carboxyl-terminal hydrolase has product MYNSNDDEEENYSRNRRSNSSDSGNGDGNGMLNDPMNTYNHYNNFNRFHEQNMQACKIDEIYVDDSYDENGSYVQKGDNLSDNNHFEVSKNVNFDGPYSYKNLREVTENEVELVVDNFFDRIRNNEDVYSEWKVCPNFIFRLLFIAKSRSNNYMYPVASSFIEAIAKDDWVPDWGFSSVQYYIILINLADYRKSYYKIDHFSFSHLNTDRGWHNFVPFEKLREPGFINENGQIVLRAGVFPLGSESFKNSRDINYDSKSRTGFVGLQNHGATCYMNALLQLLYHINIFRKAVCMMIFNIENIIGEKTLEFFKKKFEKKKRRKKLCLSNDKSCTTQMVVEGGEVDSKNAMNRKKKKTKFEREDSSDSEKYKGASPMRMVPYTPSENNGEEGNPDGDEQKRDGDQHGMHIQSGAFGGPEVIANANESELYGMGKINHNIRVKNEDLRMNHLSRSDDNDNGSTNGQFRHSNEDPLGAPHNSSLGDGSPFSGSPLIERPYDHLHQLQADKLENVKEKKTISEYQQMYAPHEKVNNNDGEEANEGAAYQPSNVVNIGRINSSDIANIPNIPSVGAHEYEMKNNKKHAYVHNSSSDPSIDTGGIQNNLSNNGSGEVYYDNSLYKSEGYNNEMLTTVNCKKNKKKGMVYESKKNLKKKKKIFKYANEGKVEQAENNDHVMSPFSSSDNLSNVSTMSKEKKKKKFASNNNFHLTGSDTVKKENDSSVNNAVGYSEGEEGPVPRDGECSSLGGLHGVGAEADGHMDNSNDNNSGVDDHHDERRGTLRGDEDGSYSDSDMSVLSITSSGSSSYVSCSSTSSSYYHKNKKKTKYDKSKEIDYKNILLEEENEKKNILPTSLALQNLFYKLHCMNEAVSCKELIRSFGWDASDVFTQQDTHELLKLLLDKVEEQMKGTVVEGSVKKMFEGEVETYIECLDIDYKSVRKETYEDIQLDVQGCNNIYESLDKAIEAEVLEGDNIYETDGYGKQKAKKGMRFLSFPNICIFLLKRFTFDLQRMETVKLNNRFEFYKELDLSKYCQNGGEYVLQAVSVHQGNMNSGHYYSFSYKHNENFWLKCDDDKIFRVSEYSVINDNFGGYDINMETDLYDFDIADKIKQRMKHYSAYMLVYVKKSLIPKLIKECDPAVVNPQVVKRCRMEEIINRRRTKLKQEILQYVKIRVFDKYSYLYKSFSDLPPVGIPSLFNIKFDRNKTVLETFCKILKIIKKIYLCKRKKRADYLLRKSTRMKMEKADKVPTQGDHSTSVLLKSEEPAEGGDPYRQALLGKHMKPGRIPKEERDKAGATSSRSDRGSSDGNGHNRSAHVKSQEKGARTDLSKKEMSKRGLNAECTTPEEGPHDPNDACDNPSEEVPSQNCAADDSLSTVSSVPSCCSTKSIDKYLKYLSKRKNERSKRRSSHVNNSRMKSFSSSNNSSCYSSSYLSHSGEEDSYSSASSSSSNSYVKEKKCFYVLLPTNDVYRYFPLDMKINSQLYLYELLKKTNKESNDLFPTIDILYLPYNKKTSIRKNNSSTKNKNVLFFFKYFDIYAEEKIGDTALICLDLMYCDVYLKPKELESVIIRKILKAMKKGYITSYNYDLWRSYLNEEEEYYYVDDPLNFKIFIEYKNKCNLIKSKKIIAHNKMVPGDILIFNFLSNAELEKKKNFIVRLGTRKEDLFLTEENQVTYDLFFNADVLSKILYRKKKLIEKMHNCSYIVSNKNGVYYKVSSCESDAGECSFPPVPSSGVTNPNGDPPAGDHSQKDLLNDEYFVNGSNSNLMKKKMKKETASELPVQLDANVDFAPPNRMQQENYFTYGDDQNGENTFPRKEGAEEEDHSDNIRLASDRTEGTPHLGQKEGAKEKSPLQEVNPALHAEHEDDAKQAPRADPSHVMDEHMDDVENGNFSALNMTKENLSSQEVMNLYLCLKKLSNKFEKNGMNYEYCLLSKSMLMPVKEAALNNKKLIFKRKKKHPPNIYNNECVNICRDYQYPFYSPPTSDLSTDDEKRVPQKGIQKEEVKRKKKKKNYDEAVTGLSRQNLNCSSAYAQNGVVNKAINAGKDDEGQANELVYKCTINNTNLLGGATDGMNTPTYNSDLKNDYRYNSNLRIPSVNFNSSNENNISNDLIARNDSEISFCSSANSDLTYTSESTAYYMFNAEESLESVYTNESAAPRNSDQYKGKFFNPNSEDEKIEAYVDMPNPGGTTEAGSNPNSGGHPGQNVKSGVKMEQPGRNHGGHNSSKDSENPPNVDQAGNNIIKQGDPHRNNTDQVGHVGESSGEQINRNNSCQKAGEKTSDGKIRMNGEHVSDSIYSYHKNRDGGAQKVICEDTDIDEASEAHMNDRSRALLHENMNSINSMNVMGSNENVMAEAANIIGVSSNMGVPNLMVSNDPCGNAQSSEPANDSLVSSNAPLGSGRSQANRRRKNRRAKIIKKCGGQKDKEEPILPFYVICDYLDFVERKIYVNRFRFKLYDPIYQLGKYRNCAGVVLKKNLKKSCLNYIDSNFIFLKKELCKIDLDIDIRCPTKQIFKHVCYRMNVDPTHVLIFPYPPLNSPINFNPYNIDSFTSNSDSDGESYQKNSNSTYGPMPFETLIKQHAIALEHNSLTEQKTFCLSLLPFHYKYFTRLYPEDSPKYFHYVVHLFNANVQSVAAFTGHIKLKKSLPNKNKGGDNYFQGDADSSSEASGSSMSDRSSSTMANRHYLSNNYTTVQDLIDKIKLEINPYLKKRGIDVKQKFRLLFTFGPKIKYLSHNEQLIQMDFVKTNHIKNVYVTPLRMEPDFTDEQKHLIETDQLKIIHVFNQTPSKEVFGYSFDVLVDPNDNMLDIKNRIRKRTLLPKYIFDKITFFEFENGQRIWRSNEDTINWKNKQFAIIIGEHHAPSQSKPQMGMKIA; this is encoded by the exons ATGTATAACAGCAacgacgatgaggaggagaacTACTCGAGGAACAGAAGAAGCAATTCATCAGATAGTGGGAATGGAGACGGAAATGGGATGCTAAACGATCCAATGAATACGTACAACCATTACAATAACTTTAATCGGTTTCACGAACAAAATATGCAAGCATGCAAAATTGATGAAATTTATGTAGACGATAGTTATGACGAAAATGGTAGTTACGTCCAGAAAGGAGACAATCTTTCCGACAACAACCATTTTGAAGTAAGTAAAAACGTAAATTTCGATGGACCATACAGTTATAAAAATCTGAGGGAAGTTACAGAAAATGAAGTCGAATTAGTggtggacaattttttcgatCGAATTAGAAACAATGAGGATGTATACTCTGAATGGAAAGTATGTCCCAATTTTATCTTTCGACTTTTATTTATTGCAAAGTCGAGGTCcaataattatatgtaccCAGTGGCATCATCCTTCATTGAAGCCATCGCCAAGGATGATTGGGTTCCTGATTGGGGATTCAGTAGTGTGCAGTactatataattttaataaacTTAGCGGATTATAGAAAATCCTACTACAAAATAGATCACTTTAgtttttctcatttgaatACGGACCGAGGTTGGCACAACTTTGTTCCGTTCGAAAAATTAAGGGAGCCAGGATTTATCAACGAAAATGGGCAAATCGTTCTAAGGGCCGGTGTTTTCCCACTCGGTTCAGAATCCTTTAAAAACAGCAGAGATATAAACTATGATAGTAAATCCAGGACAGGATTTGTTGGGCTCCAAAATCATGGGGCCACCTGCTATATGAATGCCCTGCTACAACTCCTATACcatattaacatttttcGGAAAGCTGTTTGTATGATGATTTTTAACATAGAAAACATTATTGGGGAGAAAACtttagaattttttaaaaaaaaatttgagaaaaaaaaaagaaggaaaaagttgtgCCTCAGTAATGACAAGAGTTGCACCACCCAGATGGTCGTTGAAGGTGGGGAGGTGGACTCCAAAAACGCGATGAAccgaaagaagaaaaagacaaaGTTTGAACGAGAAGACAGTTCCGATtcggaaaaatataagggtGCTTCACCCATGAGGATGGTGCCCTACACTCCTAGTGAGAACAATGGGGAGGAAGGCAATCCTGATGGGGACGAACAGAAACGGGATGGGGATCAGCATGGTATGCATATCCAAAGTGGAGCCTTCGGGGGACCAGAAGTCATCGCAAACGCTAATGAATCCGAGTTGTAcggaatgggaaaaattaatcacAACATTAGAGTGAAGAATGAGGACCTTCGAATGAATCACCTAAGCAGGAGCGACGACAACGATAATGGCAGCACCAATGGTCAGTTTAGACACTCGAATGAAGACCCCTTGGGGGCACCGCATAATTCTTCCCTAGGGGATGGGTCCCCCTTCAGTGGGTCCCCTCTGATAGAACGGCCATATGACCACCTCCATCAGTTGCAAGCGGATAAATTAGAAAAcgtaaaagagaaaaaaacgatcAGCGAATACCAGCAAATGTACGCCCCCCATGAGAAGGTAAACAACAACGATGGGGAAGAAGCCAACGAAGGAGCAGCGTACCAACCCAGCAACGTTGTAAATATTGGTCGAATCAACAGCAGCGACATTGCCAATATTCCAAATATTCCTAGCGTCGGGGCGCATGAGTACGAAATGAAGAACAATAAAAAGCATGCCTATGTGCACAATTCGTCGTCTGACCCGTCCATAGATACGGGAGGGATACAAAACAATTTAAGCAACAACGGTAGCGGCGAGGTGTACTATGACAACTCCCTATACAAAAGCGAAGGCTACAACAACGAAATGTTGACAACAGTGAATtgtaagaagaacaaaaaaaaaggcatggtCTACGAATCgaagaagaatttaaaaaaaaaaaaaaaaattttcaaatatgCAAATGAGGGAAAGGTGGAACAGGCTGAAAATAACGATCATGTGATGTCTCCCTTTAGCTCCTCCGATAACTTGTCCAACGTTTCCACCATGtcgaaagagaagaagaaaaagaagttcgCTTCTAACAACAATTTTCATTTAACGGGAAGTGATAccgtgaagaaggaaaatgacaGTTCAGTGAATAATGCCGTGGGTTACTCCGAGGGGGAAGAGGGCCCCGTGCCGCGGGATGGAGAATGTTCCTCCTTGGGTGGTCTCCATGGCGTGGGTGCCGAAGCGGATGGCCACATGGATAATAGCAACGATAATAACTCTGGTGTAGATGATCACCATGATGAGAGGCGTGGTACCCTGCGGGGTGATGAGGACGGTTCCTACTCAGACAGCGACATGTCAGTCCTGTCCATCACCTCCTCCGGGTCGTCGTCCTACGTGTCCTGCTCCTCAACCTCCTCTTCATACTaccataaaaataaaaaaaaaacaaagtatGATAAGTCGAAAGAGATTGATTACAAGAACATCCTCCTGGAGGAGGAgaacgaaaagaagaacatccTTCCAACATCGTTGGCGttacaaaatttgttttaCAAATTGCATTGTATGAATGAAGCTGTGTCGTGTAAAGAGCTGATAAGATCCTTTGGATGGGACGCAAGTGATGTGTTCACACAACAGGACACACACGAGTTGCTAAAGTTGTTACTAGATAAAGtggaagaacaaatgaaGGGAACGGTAGTCGAAGGGtctgtgaaaaaaatgttcgaaGGGGAAGTAGAAACGTATATAGAATGTCTAGACATAGATTACAAAAGTGTGAGAAAAGAGACCTACGAAGATATTCAACTAGACGTACAAGGATGTAACAACATTTATGAATCGCTCGACAAAGCAATCGAGGCAGAAGTTTTAGAAGGTGATAATATTTACGAAACGGATGGGTACGGAAAacagaaagcaaaaaaagggatgagATTTTTGAGCTTCCCaaatatttgtatatttctCCTGAAAAGATTCACATTCGATCTGCAAAGAATGGAAACGGTGAAGCTGAATAATCGGTTCGAATTTTACAAAGAATTGGATCTGTCTAAGTATtgccaaaatggaggagaatACGTCCTACAGGCCGTGTCAGTGCACCAAGGGAATATGAACAGTGGACATTACTACTCCTTCAGCTATAAGCACAACGAAAATTTTTGGCTCAAATGTGATGACGATAAAATATTCCGCGTGAGTGAATACTCAGTCATTAACGACAACTTTGGTGGGTACGACATCAACATGGAGACTGACCTCTACGATTTTGACATAgcagataaaataaaacagaggATGAAGCACTACAGCGCCTATATGCTGGTCTATGTAAAGAAATCGCTCATCCCCAAGCTTATTAAAGAGTGCGATCCAGCCGTGGTAAACCCACAGGTTGTTAAGAGATGTAGGATGGAAGAAATTATCAACAGAAGGAGGACCAAACTGAAACAAGAAATATTACAATACGTAAAAATTAGAGTCTTCGATAAGTACTCCTACCTGTACAAGTCGTTCAGTGACCTACCCCCAGTTGGAATCCCCTCCCTCTTCAACATTAAATTTGACAGGAACAAAACGGTCCTGGAGAccttttgtaaaattttgaaaatcaTAAAGAAGATTTACCTCTGCAAGAGAAAGAAGCGCGCGGATTATCTGCTGCGCAAGTCCACAAGGATGAAGATGGAAAAGGCGGACAAGGTGCCGACCCAGGGGGACCACTCCACGTCCGTGTTACTCAAATCGGAAGAGCCTGCAGAAGGTGGGGACCCCTACCGTCAAGCTCTCCTGGGTAAACACATGAAACCAGGGAGGATTCCTAAAGAAGAACGTGACAAAGCGGGAGCGACATCCAGCCGCAGCGACCGTGGAAGCAGTGATGGAAATGGACACAATCGATCCGCACACGTAAAATCACAGGAGAAGGGCGCCAGAACAGActtgtccaaaaaagaaatgagcAAGCGCGGATTGAATGCAGAGTGTACTACCCCCGAAGAGGGGCCCCACGACCCAAATGACGCGTGTGACAACCCCTCCGAGGAAGTTCCTTCACAAAACTGCGCTGCGGATGATTCCTTATCTACTGTCTCTTCAGTCCCCTCATGTTGCAGCACCAAGTCGATAGACAAATATCTTAAATATTTAtccaagaggaagaatgaaaggtCGAAGAGGAGATCGTCCCACGTGAACAACTCCAGAATGAAAAGCTTCTCCTCGTCAAATAATTCGTCGTGTTACTCCTCTTCCTATTTGTCGCACTCGGGAGAGGAGGACTCCTACTCCTCcgcctcttcctcttcgtccaATAGTTatgtgaaggagaaaaaatgtttctacGTGTTACTTCCTACTAATGATGTTTACCGATACTTCCCCCTAGACATGAAGATTAACAGTCAACTGTATCTCTACGAATtgctaaaaaaaacgaacaaggAGTCAAACGACCTGTTCCCAACCATAGACATATTATATTTGccctataacaaaaaaacgtCCATTCGAAAAAACAATTCgagcacaaaaaataaaaacgttttgtttttttttaaatattttgatATCTACGCGGAGGAAAAGATTGGTGATACGGCCCTCATCTGCCTCGACCTGATGTACTGCGATGTGTACCTCAAACCCAAGGAGTTAGAATCTGTAATTATCCGAAAAATCCTAAAGGCAATGAAAAAGGGTTACATTACCAGCTATAATTATGACCTCTGGAGGAGTTACCtcaatgaggaggaagaatactACTACGTAGACGACCCCctgaattttaaaattttcattgaatataaaaataagtgtAACTTAATAaagtccaaaaaaattattgcgCACAATAAGATGGTTCCGGGGGACATCCTCATCTTTAACTTTTTGAGTAACGCAGAattggaaaagaagaaaaattttatcgTTCGGTTGGGCACAAGGAAGGAGGACCTCTTCCTCACCGAGGAGAATCAAGTCACCTATGATCTGTTTTTTAATGCAGACGTGTTGagtaaaattttgtacagaaaaaaaaagctcattgaaaaaatgcacaactGTTCCTACATTGTTAGCAATAAGAATGGCGTTTACTACAAAGTGTCTTCCTGCGAATCGGATGCTGGtgaatgttccttccctcctgTGCCAAGCAGCGGAGTTACCAACCCGAACGGGGACCCCCCCGCTGGTGATCATTCCCAAAAGGACTTACTCAATGATGAATATTTTGTGAATGGATCGAATTCCAAtctgatgaagaagaagatgaaaaaggagaCGGCGTCCGAATTGCCTGTCCAGCTGGATGCTAACGTCGATTTTGCCCCTCCGAATCGTATGCAGCAGGAGAATTACTTCACCTATGGGGATGACCAGAATGGTGAGAACACTTTTCCACGTAAAGAGGGGGCAGAAGAAGAGGACCACTCAGACAATATTCGACTAGCATCCGACAGGACAGAAGGTACCCCCCACTTGGGCCAAAAGGAGGGAGCCAAGGAGAAAAGTCCCCTGCAGGAAGTCAACCCAGCGCTCCATGCAGAGCATGAAGATGATGCAAAGCAGGCACCCCGTGCGGACCCCAGCCACGTAATGGACGAACACATGGATGACgtcgaaaatggaaatttcAGTGCATTAAATATGACGAAAGAAAATCTGAGCAGCCAAGAAGTGATGAACCTTTACCTTTGCCTCAAAAAGTTAAGTAACAAATTTGAGAAAAACGGAATGAACTACGAGTACTGCTTGTTAAGTAAAAGCATGTTGATGCCCGTGAAGGAAGCAGCCCTTAACAACAAAAaactcatttttaaaaggaagaagaaacaccCGCCTAACATTTACAACAATGAGTGTGTAAATATTTGTAGGGATTATCAGTACCCATTTTACTCTCCTCCGACATCGGACCTCTCCACCGATGATGAAAAAAGAGTGCCTCAGAAAGGTatacaaaaggaagaagtcaaaagaaagaagaaaaaaaaaaactacgaCGAGGCTGTGACGGGTCTTTCCAGGCAAAATTTGAATTGCTCCAGTGCATATGCGCAAAACGGGGTAGTGAACAAGGCGATTAACGCAGGTAAAGATGATGAGGGTCAAGCGAACGAATTAGTGTACAAATGCACCATCAATAACACCAACTTGTTAGGAGGAGCAACAGACGGGATGAACACCCCTACTTACAACAGTGATCTTAAAAACGATTATCGATATAATAGCAACCTGCGAATACCCAGTGTCAACTTTAATTCTTCCAACGAAAATAACATTTCAAACGATCTAATCGCCAGGAACGATTCCGAAATATCGTTCTGTTCTTCGGCGAATTCGGACCTGACATACACGTCAGAAAGTACAGCCTACTACATGTTCAACGCGGAGGAGTCATTAGAATCTGTGTACACTAACGAA TCGGCTGCGCCCAGGAACAGTGATCAAtacaaaggaaaattttttaacccgAATTCGGAGGATGAGAAGATCGAAGCGTATGTTGATATGCCTAATCCCGGGGGAACAACAGAAGCAGGCAGTAATCCCAATTCGGGTGGCCATCCAGGCCAGAACGTGAAATCCGGggtcaaaatggaacaaccTGGTCGCAATCACGGGGGGCATAATAGCAGCAAAGACAGTGAAAACCCCCCCAATGTGGATCAAGCCGGTAACAACATCATAAAACAGGGGGACCCCCACAGGAATAACACCGACCAGGTCGGACACGTAGGAGAGTCAAGCGGTGAACAAATTAATCGAAACAACAGCTGCCAGAAGGCGGGTGAAAAAACGTCGGACGGTAAGATCCGCATGAACGGTGAACACGTGAGCGATAGCATATATTCTTACCATAAGAATAGAGACGGTGGTGCACAAAAAGTAATTTGCGAGGACACGGACATTGATGAGGCCAGTGAGGCGCACATGAACGACAGGAGCAGGGCCCTGCTGCacgaaaatatgaacagcaTAAACAGCATGAATGTGATGGGATCGAACGAGAACGTCATGGCAGAAGCGGCGAACATAATTGGGGTGTCGTCAAACATGGGGGTGCCCAACCTGATGGTTTCAAACGATCCATGTGGCAACGCCCAGAGCAGCGAACCAGCCAACGACAGCCTCGTCAGCAGCAATGCCCCCCTGGGCAGCGGCAGAAGCCAAGCAAataggaggagaaaaaacaggAGAGCCAAAATTATCAAAAAGTGTGGCGGACAGAAAGACAAGGAAGAACCCATTTTGCCCTTTTATGTCATATGCGACTATCTAGATTTTgtggagagaaaaatatacgtaaACAGATTCCGGTTTAAATTATATGACCCCATTTATCAGCTGGGAAAGTACCGAAACTGCGCAGGAGTTGTTCTAaagaagaatttaaaaaaaagctgttTAAATTATATCGACtctaattttatatttttaaaaaaggagttgtGCAAAATCGATCTGGATATTGACATAAGATGTCCAACCAAGCAGATCTTTAAACATGTCTGCTACCGAATGAATGTGGACCCCACACATGTACTGATTTTTCCCTACCCCCCGTTAAATAGCCCTATAAATTTTAACCCTTACAATATTGATTCGTTCACCTCTAATTCCGATTCGGATGGAGAAAGTTACCAAAAGAATAGCAACTCGACATATGGACCCATGCCATTTGAAACTCTAATAAAACAACATGCCATAGCGTTAGAGCACAATTCACTCACCGAACAAAAGACGTTTTGTTtgtctcttcttccttttcattacAAATACTTCACGAGACTATACCCAGAGGATTCCCCCAAATATTTCCACTATGTAGTTCACTTGTTCAACGCGAATGTACAGTCCGTTGCGGCATTTACAGGCCATATTAAGCTTAAGAAAAGCCTACCTAATAAGAATAAAGGGGGGGATAATTACTTCCAAGGGGATGCGGACTCTAGCAGTGAGGCCTCTGGATCCTCCATGTCCGACAGGTCCAGTAGCACCATGGCGAACAGACACTATTTGTCCAACAATTACACAACGGTGCAAGATTTGATCGACAAAATTAAATTAGAAATTAACCCctacttgaaaaaaagaggaatagaCGTCAAGCAAAAATTTAGATTGCTTTTTACCTTCGGCCCCAAAATTAAATACTTGAGCCATAATGAACAGCTCATACAAATGGATTTCGTCAAAACGAaccatataaaaaatgtgtatgtcACTCCGCTGAGGATGGAGCCTGATTTTACCGACGAGCAGAA